From bacterium, one genomic window encodes:
- a CDS encoding STAS/SEC14 domain-containing protein has product MAEGRRMKHEVWLDEKEGVLFVRYVGDITVEDYSEVSDRVLEFTPEQRMLTFVDMSQAKVAKLDRKSRAAIDKRVQSLLHDNARAAVLITSPVIRMMTKIFLGTVKQKVETRIFADQEEALVWLKGEK; this is encoded by the coding sequence AAGGATGAAGCACGAGGTCTGGCTCGATGAGAAGGAGGGAGTTCTTTTCGTCCGCTACGTCGGCGACATAACTGTCGAGGATTACAGCGAGGTCAGCGACCGCGTCCTCGAGTTTACTCCCGAACAGAGAATGCTGACCTTCGTTGATATGTCCCAGGCGAAGGTTGCAAAACTTGACCGCAAGAGCCGTGCGGCGATTGACAAAAGGGTTCAATCCCTTCTGCATGATAATGCGAGAGCGGCCGTCCTTATCACCTCTCCGGTGATACGCATGATGACCAAGATATTTCTCGGCACTGTAAAGCAGAAGGTCGAGACGCGAATCTTCGCAGACCAGGAAGAAGCCCTTGTTTGGCTGAAAGGAGAGAAATGA